Proteins from one Gemmatimonadota bacterium genomic window:
- a CDS encoding DUF1640 domain-containing protein — MRKQSDLPHSTDAGDAVSYYPIDTHATVREFEAAGIETRQAEAIVKAMTWSRNDLVTKTDLAGFATKEDLAGFATKEDLERFATKEDFELCATKEDLERYATKEDLVVLRAEMAAMKSDLEKQISGAVIKMMICMISMSALIVGMMKYL; from the coding sequence ATCCGTAAACAGTCCGATTTACCGCATTCAACCGATGCAGGAGACGCCGTGTCCTATTATCCCATAGATACCCACGCCACGGTCCGTGAATTCGAAGCCGCGGGCATCGAGACGAGGCAGGCGGAAGCCATCGTCAAGGCGATGACGTGGAGCCGGAACGACCTGGTGACGAAGACAGATCTCGCGGGATTCGCGACCAAAGAGGATCTGGCCGGGTTCGCGACGAAGGAAGACCTGGAGCGATTCGCGACGAAGGAAGACTTTGAACTGTGCGCCACGAAAGAGGACCTGGAACGATACGCCACGAAGGAAGATCTTGTTGTTTTAAGGGCCGAAATGGCTGCGATGAAATCGGACCTTGAAAAGCAGATCAGCGGCGCCGTCATCAAGATGATGATATGTATGATCAGCATGTCCGCGCTGATCGTCGGAATGATGAAATACCTTTGA
- a CDS encoding SRPBCC domain-containing protein, translating to MSDQNATEKLRYSITINASRDKVWQALFEDESFRRWTSLFAEGSYFVGDWSEGSEIRFLNAGNDGMISMIDANRTHEFMSIRHLGYIVNGVEDTDSDEVKSWTPAFENYTLKDVEGGTHLTVETDTFNDYVEYFNETWPKGLDEIKRIAEG from the coding sequence ATGTCAGATCAGAACGCCACTGAAAAACTCCGCTACTCGATTACGATAAACGCTTCGAGGGACAAGGTGTGGCAGGCCCTGTTCGAGGACGAATCTTTTCGAAGGTGGACGAGTCTTTTCGCCGAAGGGTCCTACTTTGTCGGGGACTGGAGCGAAGGCAGTGAAATACGGTTCCTGAATGCGGGCAACGACGGCATGATCAGCATGATCGACGCAAACCGGACCCACGAGTTCATGTCCATACGGCATCTCGGGTATATTGTCAATGGCGTGGAGGATACGGATAGCGACGAGGTGAAATCATGGACGCCGGCGTTCGAGAACTACACGCTGAAGGACGTGGAAGGCGGTACCCACTTGACCGTTGAAACGGACACGTTCAACGACTACGTGGAGTACTTCAACGAGACCTGGCCCAAAGGGCTGGACGAGATCAAGCGGATCGCCGAAGGGTAA
- a CDS encoding MFS transporter gives MLKRSDYFLFTSAFVMDFCTGLVSFAVPLRALDLGASVVELGFIGTAGSLSFTLACTFTGKLADRFDRRRILAIASGLTALVFGMLFLAVNYWMLLAGTAMGWGLLALFWPSVQAMLAEGRSRTQLVKTLGTFNMFWTMGFMLGPLAGGYLYLVGPSVPFATGTIGMVLLTLAITFLRIRSVTTQDEDPAEEAQGRSREDTARFRWIAWTANFTAFFMIGMLNNQFPKLASELLIRPDTLGILLAIPRLLQMTVFLIARYTTWWQFRLRPLVIPQIAAVAGMIVVATQDATVVLAFAFGTVGLLVGAAFSASQFYSFFQEERKGEKGARNEMIVGMGMVSGPLVGGLLAQLIGLRMPYVLCCIVLIAGMIVEYRWYRKRD, from the coding sequence GTGCTCAAGCGTTCCGACTACTTCCTGTTCACTTCCGCATTTGTCATGGATTTCTGCACGGGCCTGGTATCCTTCGCCGTGCCGCTCAGAGCCTTGGACCTGGGCGCTTCCGTGGTGGAACTCGGATTCATAGGCACCGCGGGTTCCCTCAGCTTCACCCTGGCCTGCACCTTCACGGGCAAACTGGCCGACCGCTTCGACCGGCGCCGGATCCTGGCCATCGCCTCCGGCTTGACCGCGCTGGTGTTCGGCATGCTCTTTCTGGCGGTGAACTACTGGATGCTGCTCGCGGGCACGGCCATGGGCTGGGGACTGTTGGCCCTCTTCTGGCCGTCGGTGCAGGCGATGCTGGCCGAGGGCCGCAGCCGGACCCAGTTGGTCAAGACCCTCGGCACGTTCAACATGTTCTGGACCATGGGATTCATGCTGGGCCCGTTGGCGGGGGGCTATCTCTACCTCGTGGGTCCATCCGTGCCCTTTGCCACCGGCACGATCGGCATGGTCCTGCTCACGCTGGCGATCACGTTTCTGCGTATCCGGTCCGTCACAACGCAGGATGAGGATCCGGCAGAGGAGGCACAGGGACGCTCGCGCGAGGACACGGCGCGCTTCCGCTGGATCGCCTGGACGGCCAATTTCACGGCATTCTTCATGATCGGCATGCTCAACAACCAGTTCCCCAAGCTCGCCAGCGAGCTCCTCATCCGGCCCGATACGCTCGGCATACTGCTCGCCATTCCGCGGCTTCTGCAGATGACGGTCTTCCTCATCGCGCGGTACACGACCTGGTGGCAGTTCCGCCTCAGGCCCCTCGTCATTCCCCAGATTGCCGCCGTTGCCGGCATGATCGTCGTCGCGACGCAGGATGCCACCGTGGTGCTGGCCTTCGCCTTCGGAACCGTCGGGTTGCTGGTCGGCGCCGCTTTTTCTGCCAGCCAGTTCTATTCCTTTTTCCAGGAGGAACGCAAAGGGGAAAAGGGCGCGCGCAACGAGATGATCGTCGGCATGGGCATGGTATCCGGACCGCTGGTCGGCGGCCTGCTGGCGCAGCTCATCGGACTGCGCATGCCCTACGTGCTTTGCTGCATCGTGCTGATCGCGGGAATGATCGTCGAGTACCGGTGGTACCGGAAGCGGGATTAG